The DNA window ACCAATAGATCCGGTCagagatttttgaaaaatctttacTAAACTTCACACtcctaattaaagaaaatatcattactaaaaagatttaaattttTGAAGGTGTTTAAATCAATTCAATATGGAATTGGtgagaaaaaaatcaatgatTCACCTCCACTTCTAAGGTTTCTATTTATTGATAACCCCTTCCTATTTTTCTATCAACATCAGTCCCTCTTACATTTACCAAAGAGTCAAAATAACATTTGTAAAGTTTTGAAGATATCCTAGATTCATCAaaagaagaaattaatatttagtttaatatggAATCATCATAGAGTAATCCCTACAATAATGATTTGAGATACAAATATGGCATAAACATGTATAagtgaaataaaatacataCACAAAAACCAATTTCCAAATGACATAACAAGGAACATACAAATAtgccaaaaaaaacaaaagaatgaaCACTGCAATAACCCACCTTACACAAAAGAGATAGAGTGAAGACATAACCTACGACCGTGGCTGCGGCGGCGGCTGGCGATACTTAAGCGCCTCAAATCGGGCTGCAAGATCTTCATAATCCGGCAATTTTGGATGAACACGAGGATGAGTTGATCCCTGCCTCGGTGGTGGTGGCGCTTGCGGTGCAGGCCGGTCAGGCTCTTccatttcaatttcttcttcccCTTCCGATTCATCAAACTTAATATCCGATTGCCGCCGCCCACCTCCTGAAAAGTCCGATCGGTCGCTGTTTCTTCTGCTGACAGCATAATCTGAACTCTCTTTGTTAATGGaatattgatgattattccCAAAGCTTTTCGATTCCCTTAATCCTGGGAATGTTACAGATCCCTGATTTTGATCCGACGGTAGTGAGTTTCTACGTTTATCACCATCTTTGTTAGCGAAATAAGCCGCCGCCTCTGCAGCGTTTATTGCCTTCTTTGCAGCCTCCGCCGCCGCTCGAGCCGCCGACGCAGTGTCTTCATAACCCATgtagtcatcatcatcataatcatcGTCTTTCTTCATGCTGACGgaaacgaatctgaaaaatgatGAATTTCTTTCTTGGTAATAAAGAAAAACTGAAAATCAAAGAAGAAAACAAGAACAGCTTTGAAGTTTTACTTGTCGGCAGGCTCGCCGGTGGATGGTTTTGCGGTGGTAGGCTGTGAAAGTGGAAGTTTGAGAGGTAGATTGTTGGCACTAACAAACCCAGTTGGTCCATCAATGAGTTGTTCAGGAGGTTTAAGAAGCTCGATTTCAGTTTCAGTTGTATCCCATTCAATCTTATGTTCTTTAGCAATCTCCTTCATGATCTTTAATTTCATTTCCCCAGATGGGGTTCTAACAGAAAGCTTTTCAATCAGCtgccataaacaaaaaaaattaaccaaatTATGATCCAGAACAAGGGTCCGAGAGATTATGTTACAGAGTTTCAATTCAATATACCGTGCGATTGACGCCGGAGTTTGGTCGGAGATCAGTTGCAGCAGAGACGAAATCTTTTCCGTATTTCTTCTCAAAGATTTTACGAATTGTCTGCAATTCAGGAATGTCTGAGCATCGAGGTCCGGCGAATATGAGACTTGCAATTCCTTCTTTTAGATCCAACGGACATTCCCTGAAACCACACAAACATGatcaagaaaaggaaaaaaacagAGAATTTATTCAGATTGATTTACAATTACCTGCGTTTTGCAATTATAGAAAGTCTTGCAACAATAAGTTCACAGAACAGTTCAAGAAACTCATTTGCAGCCATGAAATTCTGTTCTCTTATTACATGTTCAACCTATGAAGATTCACCATTTCCAATAATAAGATCAGATTCAAATAACACCCACTTGTTCAAACTAAAGATAATGACTTTAAAAACGTACACGAACGCGGGCGGTGGCATCCTGACCGGATTGGAGAAGCAAAGCGATATCACGTCTCATCTGCTTCACAACAGCGTCCCTCTTATTCCTAAGCAGCTTTATCCTTGCCACCGTCATTTTTGCAGTGGTCTTACTGTTTTTTTCATAGAGATAAGCAGATGAAGTAAAGAAAgggtttttaattttgaaagaagATGGGTATTGTGAAGAAGAAATACCATTTGGAAGTATTGAATCCATTTCCGAAGATGAGAAGACCAGCCTTGATCAATTTCATGCATTTGCTTGTAGCTAGACGAACGGAGGTCATCTCTGAAAGATGAAATTGGAATTTGTTTAGCTTTTCACCTGATTTGAACAAAATGGAATGATCTGAGAGAAATAGAGAACCGTTGTGAATAGAAGGAAGAAGATGGGCAAGCACCGACTTAGAGGGTTTtggattttctttttttcaaaagtaGCCGTTGCACCTATTTGACACGTGGCTGATTCATTATTGGGCTTAGATGTTGAGTTGCAGGCGATTATCTGGcccaataataataaaataaaataaaaattcttttagCCCATTTAATGTAacaacttttttattaaaaaaataaaaattctttcaCTGTAACATAATAGTGGACGTAGTTAAAACACGTAGAGTTGAGTGAAACTGCGTTTGAATTGAATAAGTTTGGTAATATTTGTAATCCTAATAATGAGAACCTTGGTTGTACAGTGAGTAAAGACATATTtgatacttatttattaattataaaaattttttgaaaaaaaaagaagatatctAAATTAAAAGGAATCCTTAGGAGAGAGTAAAAATACTGTCAATATCGAGAGTTTACATAAAATCGTTGCCCAactataaactcgtaaaatttagaattttcttaaaattataagagtttaatttaaaaaaataataattatatattattattatttatatatataattgagtattttatactttaaccaatttaaaaaatatatatttaaatatcaaatttattaaaatatattaataaataaataattttataaaaaaatatacttacaaaattaattatattaattaatttatttgaataaataataactttattttttattttttaaatataaatttgttttttaaacataaaatcgtaaaataattattatttataaagtcatataatcgtaaaatcttattatcttaaatttaaaatcaaaaagtttacataattaattttttttttaaaattagactcGTTAACTTTATGTAAAGATTTTAACAATtaactcaatattttaaaaGCCTTAAAGGGTAATACAAAGGGCAAGATCGATCGACACTAGGTAATCCCGACAAGTCCACGGGTTAGGGTAGTCCACTCCCCAATGCAGctcatttaacaattttaacataataaGATTTAGCCTTGACGTAGTAGTTCAAGgtgaaagaaaaagaatttatttgattttgggttCAACTCtcactaaatatattttttttaactattttttaaaactaaaattaggacattcattttttttcacattcttTTTACATGGGATAGGGaatcaaaaattattatttttttctaaatatatatcttaCTTATCCCCATTTTCATTTCACATTCTTTATCTTCTAAATATATCCCTATTACGGATCTCACGTGTTCCCTTTGTCCTATTATCAGTGCCCCCGACCCCAAGAATTGGGCTGCCCTATATCCCTGTAGAAGGAACAGTTTCTCAAACTAACTTTGTTTGGCGTTTattttcccaaactaacctagtttgttcatttattcccaaactaacctagtttattattcaaacttttttttttacattttaaatttattatatatatatatatatatatatttaaattattatttatataaactaaattatttatattttgatatatattttaaattattatttttataaatttaattatttatattttgatatataatttaaattatttttttataaatttaattatttatattttaatataaatatttaatagttcATCAACTTAAGACACATTTTTAGGAAGACAACccaataaaaattgataaaatttttattgtgaaattatattaaaatgaaaagttgtcaaaattattttaataaaagacaaaccaataaatataaataataatttgaatgaaaagttgtcaaaattattttaataaaagacaacccaataaatataaataataatttgaatagtaaaaaaaataaatttatggggATGAAAATCATACTTCcacgtatatatataaatatatatatatatataataaatttgaaatgtaaatatatatatatatatatatattaaaatataaataattaaatttataaaaaaaataatttaaattatatatcaaaatataaataatcaaatttataaaaataataatttaaaatatatatcaaaatataaataatttagtttgtataaataataacttaaatatatatatttatatatatatatatataataaatttgaaatgtaaaaaattaaaaaattaaaaattaaaaaactgagtttgaataataaactaggttagtttgggaataaatgaacaaactaggttagtttgggaaagtgaacgccaaacaaggttagtttgggaaactgtTCCCTGTAGAAGAACCGAACCCAAGAATTGGGAACCAATTCCTGTTCTACCCatctttcaaacaatttttctcaaactaTCCACATTTCTATTCACTTTTCCAAACTATCcacttttctctctctaaatcattaattatctttttaattacacatttttcacactaatatactaattactctattttataaatataaatatatataattaaaattaataatacatatattaaataaaatatattacattaatattaaaataacacttaaaattaataatacatatattaaataaaatatattacattaatattaaaataacacatatatataaatataaaatataattaaaattaaacattataaataaaataatttaaataaatattatacactaaaataaaatacattacataaacttttaatattatatattaaaataacacatatattacataaatattaaaataacacatatattttatttttacttaattttataaacataatatatataattaatattaaacattgtaaattaaataattcaaataaatattataaattaaaataaaatattatacaataaataaaatacattacataaaattttaatattatatattaaaataaaatatattacattatataaatattaaaataatacatatattacataaatattaaaataacacttatattttaagtaaatgtgtaaaatattataaatattttaaaatttatataatttattttattttaaggttttttaaattgattacttttataaatattttaaaatttaggtaatttattttaaagttttattttattttattttaggtttatgttatatattttattttagtttataatatttattttaattatttaatttagtatatttaattttaattatatatattatatttataaaatcaagtacaaataaaatatatgtattattttaatatttatgtaatatatgtgttattttaatatttatataatacaatatatttaattttaatatataatattaaatgtgtatgtaatatattttattttataatattattttaaattatttaatttataatgtttatttttaattatatattatatttataaaattaagtgaaaataatatatatatatatattattttaatattaatataatatatttatttaatatatgtattattaattttaattatatatatttatatttataaaatagagtaaTTAGTGGATTAGTGTGGAACATGtgtaattaaaaagaaaattaatgatttagagagagaaatgtgggtagtttgggaaagtgaatgGAAAGATGGGTAATTTGGGGAAAATTGTTTAAAAGGTGGGTAGAGTAGGAATTATTTAAGAATTGGGCTGCCCTCTATGATAGGGATAAGTAAGAACCATTTCATTGTTTACCCA is part of the Impatiens glandulifera chromosome 1, dImpGla2.1, whole genome shotgun sequence genome and encodes:
- the LOC124921443 gene encoding IST1-like protein — protein: MTSVRLATSKCMKLIKAGLLIFGNGFNTSKCKTTAKMTVARIKLLRNKRDAVVKQMRRDIALLLQSGQDATARVRVEHVIREQNFMAANEFLELFCELIVARLSIIAKRRECPLDLKEGIASLIFAGPRCSDIPELQTIRKIFEKKYGKDFVSAATDLRPNSGVNRTLIEKLSVRTPSGEMKLKIMKEIAKEHKIEWDTTETEIELLKPPEQLIDGPTGFVSANNLPLKLPLSQPTTAKPSTGEPADKFVSVSMKKDDDYDDDDYMGYEDTASAARAAAEAAKKAINAAEAAAYFANKDGDKRRNSLPSDQNQGSVTFPGLRESKSFGNNHQYSINKESSDYAVSRRNSDRSDFSGGGRRQSDIKFDESEGEEEIEMEEPDRPAPQAPPPPRQGSTHPRVHPKLPDYEDLAARFEALKYRQPPPQPRS